One Leifsonia shinshuensis DNA window includes the following coding sequences:
- a CDS encoding NAD-dependent epimerase/dehydratase family protein has translation MAPQRILVTGGSGFIAGHIILQLLGSGHDVRATIRSLDREDAARAALAEAGMTDGDALHFVAADLMDDAGWADAVAGVDAVLHVASPVHLGPVEDEDDVIVPAREGTLRVLRAARDAGVPRVVLTSAFHAVGFGHPPLDRAFTEADWSPLDGPGMDAYGRSKVLAERAAWELLDGDGTELVTILPVAVVGPLIGTGLSGANHLVRRVLTGEMAAYPDFAVPFVDVRDVAAAHVAAITAEGAAGERFLLASQEDAVPLAEVGAVLRDRLGERAGRVPAATALLPDEAVRAAAEANPGMRSMAAELGYRKKVSSEKARRVLGFEPRPWQEAVVSAAESMLAKGVA, from the coding sequence ATGGCCCCCCAGCGCATCCTCGTCACCGGTGGCTCCGGCTTCATCGCCGGGCACATCATCCTCCAGCTCCTCGGCAGCGGCCACGACGTCCGCGCCACGATCCGCTCGCTCGACCGGGAGGACGCTGCGCGCGCCGCCCTGGCCGAGGCCGGGATGACGGACGGCGACGCCCTGCACTTCGTCGCGGCTGACCTCATGGACGACGCCGGCTGGGCCGACGCTGTCGCCGGCGTCGACGCGGTCCTGCACGTCGCGTCGCCCGTGCACCTCGGGCCGGTGGAGGACGAGGACGACGTGATCGTCCCGGCGCGGGAGGGCACCCTGCGCGTGCTGCGCGCCGCCCGCGACGCGGGAGTCCCGCGCGTCGTGCTCACCTCCGCCTTCCACGCCGTCGGGTTCGGGCATCCGCCCCTCGACCGCGCGTTCACGGAGGCCGACTGGTCGCCGCTCGACGGGCCGGGGATGGACGCCTACGGCCGCAGCAAGGTGCTCGCCGAGCGCGCGGCGTGGGAGCTGCTCGACGGCGACGGCACCGAGCTCGTCACGATCCTCCCTGTCGCGGTCGTCGGCCCGCTCATCGGCACCGGCCTCTCGGGCGCGAACCACCTCGTGCGGCGCGTCCTCACCGGGGAGATGGCCGCATACCCGGACTTCGCCGTCCCGTTCGTGGATGTGCGGGATGTCGCCGCCGCGCACGTCGCGGCGATCACCGCGGAGGGCGCGGCGGGCGAGCGCTTCCTGCTCGCGTCGCAGGAGGACGCCGTGCCGCTCGCGGAGGTCGGCGCGGTGCTCCGCGACAGGCTCGGCGAGCGCGCGGGCCGGGTGCCCGCGGCGACGGCGCTGCTCCCGGATGAGGCGGTGCGCGCCGCGGCGGAGGCGAACCCGGGGATGCGGTCGATGGCGGCCGAGCTCGGGTACCGCAAGAAGGTGTCCAGCGAGAAGGCGCGGCGCGTGCTCGGGTTCGAGCCGCGGCCGTGGCAGGAGGCGGTGGTGTCCGCCGCGGAGAGCATGCTCGCGAAGGGCGTGGCCTGA
- a CDS encoding AfsR/SARP family transcriptional regulator yields MTLASGGVRVQLCGTLHLERAGERLEAGLPGRQGRLLFAYLVLNRHRPCTREELAEAVWPDAVTEHGAGLNPLVSKLRRLLGPDALEGRSALRLALGEDAHVDVEWAEQAVHRAESQVALGHWAAAWGPAIGAMLVAQREFLPGEEAGWIEEERRALADILVRALEAYAVSTLEMGGTELPGAVRTGRRLVAVAPLRETGYQVLMRALRQQGDVGAAVAVYGELRTLLRDELGVSPSPATQQLYASLLVEP; encoded by the coding sequence ATGACGTTGGCGTCCGGTGGAGTCCGGGTGCAGCTGTGCGGGACCCTGCACCTCGAGCGCGCGGGTGAGCGGCTGGAGGCCGGCCTCCCCGGGCGACAGGGACGTCTGCTGTTCGCGTACCTCGTGCTCAACCGGCACCGGCCGTGCACGCGGGAGGAGCTGGCCGAGGCGGTCTGGCCGGACGCGGTGACCGAGCACGGCGCCGGCCTGAACCCGCTGGTGTCCAAGCTGCGCCGGCTGCTCGGACCTGACGCGCTGGAGGGCCGGTCGGCGCTGCGGCTGGCGCTGGGGGAGGACGCCCACGTGGACGTGGAGTGGGCGGAGCAGGCCGTGCATCGCGCCGAGTCGCAGGTGGCCCTCGGGCACTGGGCGGCGGCCTGGGGTCCCGCGATCGGCGCGATGCTCGTCGCGCAGCGGGAGTTCCTGCCCGGCGAGGAGGCCGGCTGGATCGAGGAGGAGCGCCGTGCTCTCGCCGACATCCTGGTGCGCGCGCTGGAGGCGTACGCGGTCTCGACGCTGGAGATGGGAGGCACGGAACTGCCCGGCGCCGTCCGCACGGGGCGTCGCCTGGTCGCGGTCGCCCCGCTGCGCGAGACCGGCTACCAGGTGCTCATGCGGGCGCTGCGGCAGCAGGGCGACGTCGGGGCGGCGGTCGCGGTCTACGGCGAACTCCGCACGCTGCTGCGGGACGAGCTCGGCGTCTCGCCGAGCCCGGCCACGCAGCAGCTCTACGCGTCGCTGCTCGTGGAACCGTGA
- a CDS encoding DUF1059 domain-containing protein, with the protein MTRIIRCECGYIARGETDAEVVDDISAHMRSDHPALFQAVAREDLLGWIQLE; encoded by the coding sequence ATGACCAGGATCATCCGGTGCGAATGCGGCTACATCGCCCGCGGCGAGACCGACGCCGAGGTCGTCGACGACATCAGCGCCCACATGAGGTCCGACCATCCTGCCCTCTTCCAGGCAGTCGCGCGGGAGGACCTGCTCGGCTGGATCCAATTGGAGTGA